In the genome of Candidatus Nitrospira nitrosa, one region contains:
- a CDS encoding efflux RND transporter periplasmic adaptor subunit has translation MILDAGCDGTPSDVVASKEPAAVSTPGRITLSAEESLRVGVVVQPVVRSDFRTHRDFPAIVQPNQRNMAEITTLVRGRVVEVYADLGQEVKANAPLAILYSSELGLAQSSYLKAKAKLHVAEQAFNRAQFLLQEQVIGEAELQRRQAELLSAQAEGNESHDRLKLLGMNEEEFNRLDRSRKIRSVVPIVAPFGGRIIGRKLTRGEVVETTENLFVIADLSEVWVLANIPEKDIPFVHSVHASGGTQVDVRINAYPKEVFKGMITYVGDVLDPITRTMQLRIELPNQDGRLKPEMFSTIRLFSESQPDRLAVPEAALQRDQGRTFVFVQRGANEYEMREVHIGESNGTLTSILSGLNEGEPVVTHGAFILKSELLKKPV, from the coding sequence ATGATACTGGATGCAGGCTGTGATGGAACACCGAGTGATGTGGTGGCCAGTAAAGAGCCGGCTGCCGTTTCCACGCCAGGGCGCATCACGTTGTCAGCGGAAGAATCGTTACGGGTGGGGGTAGTGGTTCAGCCGGTTGTCCGCAGTGACTTCCGGACACACCGAGACTTTCCAGCGATCGTGCAGCCTAATCAGCGGAACATGGCGGAGATCACCACCTTGGTCCGTGGTAGAGTGGTCGAAGTGTACGCTGACCTTGGGCAGGAAGTGAAAGCGAACGCGCCGCTGGCGATCTTGTACAGCAGCGAGCTGGGGCTGGCGCAGTCTTCGTATCTCAAGGCCAAGGCCAAGCTCCATGTTGCTGAGCAAGCCTTCAATCGTGCGCAATTTCTCTTGCAGGAGCAGGTGATCGGTGAGGCCGAGCTGCAACGGCGTCAAGCGGAATTGTTGAGCGCTCAAGCCGAGGGCAATGAATCGCATGACCGGCTTAAGTTGCTCGGCATGAACGAGGAAGAATTTAACCGGCTTGATCGTAGCCGGAAGATCCGCTCGGTCGTTCCGATTGTGGCGCCGTTCGGCGGTCGGATCATCGGGCGCAAGTTGACACGTGGTGAGGTCGTTGAGACAACGGAGAACTTGTTCGTGATCGCGGATCTCTCGGAGGTCTGGGTGCTCGCGAACATTCCGGAAAAAGACATTCCATTCGTCCATTCCGTCCATGCTTCCGGTGGCACCCAGGTTGACGTCCGGATCAATGCCTATCCGAAAGAGGTGTTCAAAGGGATGATTACGTATGTCGGCGATGTGTTGGATCCGATCACACGGACCATGCAACTGAGGATTGAATTGCCGAACCAAGATGGGAGGCTCAAGCCGGAAATGTTCTCCACCATTCGCCTCTTTTCCGAGTCACAGCCGGATCGCTTGGCAGTGCCGGAGGCGGCGTTGCAACGAGATCAGGGCCGGACCTTCGTCTTTGTGCAACGCGGGGCGAATGAGTATGAAATGCGAGAGGTGCACATCGGTGAGTCGAATGGTACGCTGACGTCCATTCTTAGCGGACTGAACGAAGGAGAGCCGGTGGTGACGCACGGTGCCTTTATCTTAAAGTCTGAGTTGTTGAAGAAACCCGTCTGA
- a CDS encoding TolC family protein: MARGFALVVLCAVNVGLIATSVSAESGNQVYGLETIVDLALTKNPVVSIAEGTIEQQKGQQTAAGAYPNPTVSSNGGRGRLRDTTVGPPENIQSLTEYSVTVGQPVEWPALRAARQRVADLGLATASVGMLETRLNLASQVKVAFYDLLLAQQEADLARQNLDTVEGVARIVKARVKSGEAPQFESIKAEVEVLKARQQLARADNFVRINRVAVDTLTGGVLGPAYSVYGEFRNIPRELQIEGLMTRMMDQHPTIQRLLKSVEQSDWKIQFERQARVPTITVNGSYWREIGREAFQGGLSIPMPLWYRRQGEIAASLGVKRRDEAELLRMRNELGRAVYQHYQDVQTTAELIDVFDKGLLKQAQEALRLARFSFQQGASSLLEVLDAQRVQRQILLDYALARHDLSVSLARLEQAVGGTL; the protein is encoded by the coding sequence ATGGCAAGAGGGTTTGCCCTAGTGGTTCTTTGTGCGGTGAATGTTGGATTGATTGCGACTTCGGTGTCTGCGGAATCCGGGAACCAGGTGTACGGTCTTGAGACAATTGTTGATCTGGCTTTGACGAAGAATCCGGTGGTCTCCATCGCGGAAGGCACGATTGAACAGCAAAAGGGTCAGCAGACAGCTGCCGGTGCCTATCCCAATCCGACTGTGTCCAGCAATGGCGGTCGTGGGAGGCTTAGAGACACGACCGTGGGACCCCCGGAGAATATTCAGTCGCTCACTGAATATAGCGTGACGGTCGGGCAGCCGGTCGAATGGCCGGCATTGCGTGCGGCACGGCAACGAGTGGCGGATCTTGGTTTGGCCACAGCCAGCGTCGGGATGTTGGAAACCCGGTTGAATCTGGCCTCGCAGGTCAAAGTCGCATTCTATGATCTGCTGTTGGCTCAACAGGAGGCTGATCTGGCTCGGCAGAATCTCGATACCGTTGAAGGTGTGGCCCGAATCGTCAAGGCACGCGTCAAATCCGGCGAAGCTCCACAGTTTGAGTCCATCAAAGCAGAGGTTGAAGTCCTAAAGGCCCGTCAACAACTCGCTCGTGCTGACAATTTCGTTCGGATCAACCGGGTTGCTGTTGATACCTTGACCGGCGGTGTGCTCGGCCCGGCGTATTCGGTCTATGGCGAGTTCAGAAACATTCCTCGAGAGTTGCAGATTGAAGGTCTCATGACTCGAATGATGGATCAACACCCCACGATCCAGCGCTTGTTGAAGTCTGTCGAGCAATCGGATTGGAAGATTCAATTTGAACGGCAGGCACGGGTACCAACCATCACGGTCAATGGGAGCTATTGGCGTGAAATCGGCCGGGAGGCGTTTCAAGGAGGTCTCTCGATACCGATGCCGCTATGGTATCGGCGTCAGGGAGAGATTGCCGCGTCATTAGGAGTGAAACGTCGGGATGAGGCAGAGCTGCTTCGGATGCGCAATGAGCTCGGGCGAGCCGTCTATCAGCATTATCAAGATGTCCAAACGACGGCCGAGTTGATCGATGTGTTTGACAAGGGCCTCTTGAAGCAAGCACAGGAAGCCTTGCGGCTCGCACGGTTTAGTTTTCAACAGGGGGCCTCAAGTCTCTTGGAAGTGCTTGACGCTCAGCGGGTCCAGCGACAAATTTTACTCGACTATGCCCTGGCGCGGCATGACCTTTCCGTCTCGTTGGCCAGGCTGGAACAAGCTGTAGGGGGAACGTTGTGA
- a CDS encoding TrmH family RNA methyltransferase, with amino-acid sequence MDTGPHPRPLSRAQGSFIRQLLREKQVRSTEGVFVVEGAKPCYDLISQHPQAIQSLLVSPRYLRTETDGDRSRRSSLGARQFVCSDPAFEKLTDVEMPQGILAVVRQPQWNEAQVLGRSRVLGIYGDHLQDPANVGTIIRTAAALNLSGVWLSHDSADHFSPKVVRATAGTLLRLPVFRTADLQAVRLSECRIYSAVLSSADKVPIREIQTIPSRLLVAVGNEGAGLSSEIMKASQVRFSIPLAEGVESLNVAATVAISAFYFSGLPTDSGVHQEKSPPSA; translated from the coding sequence GTGGATACTGGGCCACACCCCAGGCCCTTGTCTCGTGCACAGGGCTCTTTCATCCGGCAGCTGCTGCGAGAAAAACAAGTCCGATCAACCGAGGGCGTCTTCGTGGTGGAAGGCGCCAAGCCGTGTTATGATCTGATCTCCCAACATCCCCAGGCGATACAGAGTCTCCTCGTATCGCCTCGTTACCTTCGTACTGAGACCGACGGGGATCGGAGCAGGCGCTCCAGCTTAGGGGCGCGACAGTTCGTGTGCTCGGATCCTGCCTTTGAAAAACTGACAGATGTGGAGATGCCTCAAGGGATCCTGGCCGTGGTCCGGCAACCTCAGTGGAACGAGGCGCAGGTACTTGGGCGATCACGCGTTCTGGGTATCTATGGAGATCACCTGCAAGATCCGGCGAACGTGGGAACGATTATCAGGACAGCCGCCGCGCTGAATCTATCCGGCGTCTGGTTGAGCCATGACTCCGCCGATCATTTCAGCCCCAAGGTTGTCCGTGCCACAGCTGGTACGCTCCTGAGGCTGCCCGTTTTTCGGACAGCGGATCTTCAGGCAGTGAGGTTGTCTGAATGTAGAATTTATTCAGCGGTCCTGTCGTCGGCTGATAAAGTTCCCATTAGGGAGATTCAAACCATACCCAGCCGACTCCTGGTCGCTGTTGGCAATGAGGGCGCGGGGCTATCATCCGAAATCATGAAGGCGTCTCAGGTCAGATTTTCCATTCCATTGGCCGAGGGGGTCGAGTCATTGAACGTGGCGGCGACCGTGGCGATCTCCGCTTTCTACTTCAGTGGATTGCCGACTGACTCCGGTGTACACCAAGAGAAGTCGCCACCGTCGGCGTAG
- a CDS encoding helix-turn-helix domain-containing protein yields MPIGPCIQGWRLKRKLSIESLADAAGIFPSLLEQIEADQADPTTCMIEALACALRVPPSWLFDSPRSFEHLFTDHDEGEEPDRSQRDPVTDRILCGSRADRSLYILLTTLMQSGDPKLLRAAEMSLRSLVKQSRQATVPWQQRPSGHFEPPSD; encoded by the coding sequence ATGCCGATAGGGCCATGCATTCAGGGTTGGAGGCTCAAACGAAAGCTGTCGATCGAATCTCTCGCAGACGCGGCCGGCATTTTTCCCAGCCTTCTGGAACAGATCGAAGCGGATCAAGCGGACCCGACGACCTGTATGATCGAAGCACTGGCCTGTGCTCTCCGCGTTCCCCCGTCCTGGCTATTTGACAGCCCCAGATCCTTTGAGCATCTATTCACAGACCACGATGAGGGAGAGGAACCTGACCGTAGTCAGCGTGATCCGGTGACAGATCGAATCCTGTGTGGTTCACGAGCAGACCGGTCACTCTATATTCTCCTCACAACGCTCATGCAATCAGGCGATCCCAAATTGTTGCGGGCGGCCGAGATGAGCCTCCGGAGTCTCGTCAAACAATCGCGGCAAGCTACCGTCCCCTGGCAACAACGCCCTTCGGGCCACTTCGAACCACCGAGCGACTAA
- the sthA gene encoding Si-specific NAD(P)(+) transhydrogenase — protein sequence MRFYDMVVVGSGPAGQKAAVQAAKLSKRVAIIEKARQLGGASLNTGTLPSKTLKDTIEYIHGLHRRGLAQLGTALTRQLTLPDLMTRKAQVIETEVVVITHQLQRNHIDIIPGTAAFLDPHTLNVTRSDGSVDQVQASAIVLATGSRPRRPSDIPFDDLIICDSDSFLRTTMNPTSIIVIGGGVIGAEYASMLAAFGINVTLIDRRTQILRFLDLEIAQALEAQMQHNRVTMRLGQEYLDISVNASGRPTVHLQNGETATADMLLYTMGRIGNTETLNLSTIGLMTDQQGQLSVNAHYQTAIPHIYAVGDVIGFPALAATAMEQGRLAACHAFQLPDMHKPKVIPYGIYSIPEVSMVGLHEEELAAAHVPYATGRAFFREMARGHISGDLHGLLKVIFHRETHALLGVHIIGAGATELIHIGQSVLTYGGTVEYFVHNVFNYPTMAECYRTAALDGLNQLHHPPSH from the coding sequence ATGCGTTTCTATGACATGGTGGTCGTCGGCAGTGGACCAGCAGGCCAGAAAGCGGCGGTCCAAGCGGCGAAACTTTCCAAGCGCGTGGCCATCATTGAGAAGGCCCGGCAACTTGGTGGCGCCTCGCTCAATACCGGCACGTTGCCCAGCAAAACCCTCAAAGATACCATTGAGTACATCCATGGCCTACATCGACGAGGGCTGGCCCAGTTGGGTACAGCACTCACCAGGCAACTGACCCTCCCCGACCTGATGACCCGCAAAGCTCAGGTCATCGAGACCGAAGTCGTTGTGATCACTCATCAATTACAACGTAACCATATCGACATCATTCCAGGCACAGCTGCTTTTCTCGACCCACATACCCTGAATGTGACGCGATCGGATGGATCTGTCGATCAGGTCCAGGCCTCTGCCATCGTACTGGCCACAGGCTCACGACCCCGCCGTCCCTCGGACATTCCGTTTGACGATCTGATCATTTGCGACTCTGACTCCTTCCTCCGTACGACCATGAACCCGACCAGCATCATCGTGATCGGAGGGGGTGTCATCGGAGCTGAGTACGCCTCAATGTTGGCTGCATTCGGGATCAATGTCACCCTGATCGATCGGCGGACGCAGATTTTGCGGTTCTTGGACCTGGAAATCGCGCAGGCACTTGAGGCGCAGATGCAGCACAACCGGGTGACGATGCGACTCGGCCAGGAATACTTGGACATATCCGTCAACGCCAGCGGCCGCCCGACAGTCCACCTTCAAAATGGAGAGACCGCAACCGCCGACATGCTGCTTTACACCATGGGGCGGATCGGGAACACCGAAACCCTGAATTTATCGACAATCGGCCTGATGACAGACCAACAGGGGCAGCTATCCGTGAACGCCCATTACCAAACAGCCATTCCGCACATCTATGCCGTGGGTGATGTCATTGGGTTTCCCGCGCTTGCCGCAACCGCAATGGAACAGGGGCGACTCGCGGCCTGCCATGCGTTTCAGCTACCGGACATGCATAAACCCAAAGTAATTCCGTATGGCATCTACAGCATTCCTGAAGTCTCGATGGTGGGCCTTCATGAGGAGGAGCTCGCTGCCGCCCATGTTCCGTACGCCACCGGGAGAGCCTTTTTCCGAGAAATGGCGCGTGGCCACATCAGCGGCGATCTCCACGGGCTCTTAAAGGTGATCTTTCACCGCGAGACGCATGCGTTGCTGGGCGTCCACATCATTGGAGCCGGAGCCACGGAGTTGATTCACATCGGACAATCAGTCCTGACCTATGGAGGAACGGTGGAGTACTTCGTCCATAACGTCTTCAATTACCCCACCATGGCCGAGTGCTATCGTACCGCAGCCCTGGACGGACTCAACCAACTGCACCACCCGCCATCTCATTAG
- a CDS encoding aminoacyl-tRNA deacylase, with protein MPIPRTVKSRLDREHVHYDILAHSHTNRARAVAESLHLPEQSMAKVVIVKVQERFVTMVLPATAKIDFQRLRGIFGTHRVRLATEEELAQLFPDCEVGAMPPLGTLYGLPVYVDQSLIGDEEILFEGGTHSEAIRMRYWDFAALVFPTVAEFHRTPTPSC; from the coding sequence ATGCCTATTCCACGCACCGTGAAGTCACGCCTTGATCGCGAACATGTCCATTACGATATCTTGGCTCACTCTCACACAAATCGCGCGCGCGCAGTTGCCGAAAGCCTTCATCTCCCGGAACAATCCATGGCCAAGGTGGTCATCGTGAAAGTACAGGAGCGATTCGTCACCATGGTTCTGCCGGCCACGGCGAAGATCGATTTTCAACGCCTGCGCGGGATTTTCGGAACCCACCGCGTCCGACTTGCGACCGAGGAAGAACTAGCCCAACTCTTTCCTGACTGCGAAGTCGGGGCCATGCCGCCGCTCGGGACACTCTATGGCCTTCCCGTCTATGTCGACCAATCGCTCATAGGGGACGAAGAAATTCTCTTCGAGGGGGGAACCCACTCCGAAGCGATCCGAATGCGCTACTGGGATTTTGCGGCACTCGTGTTTCCTACCGTCGCCGAGTTCCACCGGACGCCGACACCGAGTTGCTGA
- a CDS encoding Tim44 domain-containing protein, producing MQTSSKLIVVCIIASLIGLPTLSFAKARGGGGGFSSGARGGNSSMGFGSRGSRTYQENGAKPIEQSTAPRPSATPPPQTANSPMAQPTPATSPSWFQRNPLLAGIAGGLAGTWLGHMLFGATESSAKTTDAESGSASAPTSGNSFGFILLLMALGAGAFYFFRRSKQTPAPVFTGLSRSTSARGSLLDVSANSTTNEPDTKAYSVTTDDKSTFQQLLTNIQSAWSSQDLAGLQQRVTPEMFSYFSEALAEDNRQGVRNHVEDVVLLKGDVREAWSEDTTDYATVDLRWNARDYTVSTTIPRGEPGYLVEGSEDTVTESVEVWTFMRVRDGHWLLSAIQQQ from the coding sequence ATGCAAACCAGTTCAAAGCTTATAGTCGTCTGCATCATCGCCTCGCTTATCGGCCTACCGACCCTGTCATTCGCCAAGGCACGAGGAGGTGGCGGAGGATTTTCGAGTGGGGCTCGCGGCGGAAACTCCTCAATGGGCTTTGGAAGCCGTGGATCACGAACCTATCAGGAGAACGGCGCCAAGCCCATTGAGCAATCCACCGCTCCCAGACCTTCAGCGACACCGCCACCACAGACCGCGAACAGTCCGATGGCTCAACCCACCCCGGCTACATCCCCTTCGTGGTTCCAACGCAATCCCTTACTTGCCGGGATCGCCGGCGGGCTAGCTGGAACCTGGCTCGGCCATATGCTCTTCGGCGCGACGGAGAGCAGCGCCAAGACCACGGATGCGGAATCAGGATCAGCATCAGCACCCACATCAGGGAACTCCTTTGGGTTCATCCTCCTCCTGATGGCTCTTGGAGCAGGCGCATTCTATTTCTTCAGACGGTCCAAACAGACACCGGCACCGGTCTTTACCGGACTCTCACGTAGCACATCAGCCCGAGGGAGCCTCCTCGACGTTTCGGCCAACAGCACGACGAATGAGCCAGACACGAAGGCCTACAGCGTGACGACAGACGATAAGTCCACCTTTCAGCAACTCCTCACCAATATTCAATCCGCCTGGAGCTCACAGGATTTGGCAGGGCTACAGCAGCGTGTGACGCCTGAAATGTTCAGCTATTTCAGCGAGGCACTGGCCGAGGATAATCGTCAAGGGGTCCGGAACCATGTGGAAGACGTCGTGTTACTCAAGGGAGACGTCCGCGAAGCCTGGTCGGAAGACACGACCGACTATGCCACGGTGGACCTCCGCTGGAATGCCCGTGACTACACCGTCTCCACAACAATCCCACGTGGAGAACCCGGCTATCTGGTTGAGGGAAGTGAAGACACGGTAACGGAATCCGTCGAAGTCTGGACCTTCATGCGTGTGCGTGATGGTCACTGGCTCTTGTCGGCCATCCAGCAGCAATAA
- a CDS encoding short chain dehydrogenase, with amino-acid sequence MRVIVVGGAGTIGSAVVVALSARHEVVVVGRTSGTVHVDVASPESIRAMFQSVGTFDAVISAAGQAKFGSLDELTDADYLFSFSNKLMGQANLVRIGRQFIADGGSFTLTTGVLSQEPIKGSASISMVNAGLEGFVRAAALELPRGIRVNVVSPPWVTETLVARKMDPAPGMPAARVAQAYLASVEGTITGQTLDPRRLPGT; translated from the coding sequence ATGCGAGTGATTGTGGTCGGAGGAGCCGGCACGATTGGATCAGCCGTGGTGGTGGCGTTGTCGGCCCGGCATGAGGTGGTCGTCGTTGGACGGACATCAGGAACTGTGCATGTGGATGTAGCCTCGCCGGAGTCGATTCGCGCGATGTTTCAGTCGGTGGGAACATTTGATGCGGTAATCAGCGCAGCGGGGCAGGCGAAGTTTGGAAGTCTTGATGAGCTGACGGATGCTGACTATCTGTTCAGCTTCTCGAATAAGCTAATGGGACAAGCCAATCTCGTGCGGATCGGTCGACAGTTCATTGCCGACGGCGGGTCGTTTACACTGACGACCGGTGTGTTGAGTCAGGAGCCAATCAAGGGGAGTGCCTCTATCAGCATGGTGAATGCCGGCCTTGAAGGCTTTGTTCGAGCGGCCGCGCTGGAGCTGCCGCGTGGGATACGAGTCAATGTCGTGAGTCCACCCTGGGTGACGGAAACTCTCGTGGCACGAAAGATGGACCCAGCGCCGGGCATGCCGGCTGCGCGTGTGGCGCAAGCCTACCTCGCAAGCGTCGAAGGGACGATAACGGGACAGACGCTTGATCCGCGAAGACTCCCCGGTACATAA